The Erinaceus europaeus chromosome 17, mEriEur2.1, whole genome shotgun sequence nucleotide sequence agaAAGTCTTGGAGCAACTAGAACGGCTGCAACTCAAACAAGAGTGAGTTTTGGTGGACTTGCAGGGGGACTCCAGTAGGGAAGGGTAGGGCAGCACAACTAGTGCTGCAGCACATCTCAGCCAGCCAACCAGGATCCCCACACAGCCCATCATCGCCACCAATGCTTAGTGTCAGGACAGCCTTGGAGGCCAGGTACAGTTGTCAATTGGGACCATGGCCTTTGGCTTTGTGGTCAGTggtgttagtagaggaagaaggggccagtctgATGGAGGGACCCTTCCAAGTGTAGGTTTATCATCAGTCTGTTGGGAGCCCAGCACCCAGGGTCAGGAGTGTGGGGGCCCAGACTagaagcaggggccaggccatCATGGAAAGGCTTCCACATACTCATACCTGCCATTCTCCTGTAGCTCAGCCTGGGATGAACATTTCTCTCAATTCCCAGTCCTGAGGAAAGAGAGTGTTTGGTTGCACTTGGCCTGAGGCTGAGCATTTGAGTCAGGGAGGAGGTCAGGAGAGCAGTGAAGGAAACTACTGTGGGGAAGACTCCCCCAAATCGAGGTAATTCCTGCCTCCATaaagctagtctctctctctctctcgctctctctctctccctttctccctcctttcttccctccctccattcctttcttatttgccactatggttatttGGGGCCTGTTGCCCTGATGCTTCACTATTTCTGACAATCCTTTCTCCCATCTAAGTACTAACCAGGTCCAACCCTGCTTagattctgagatcagatgacatcgggtgtgttcagggtggtatggccatagaactgacagtcctttctttgatagactgtgagagctagagagaagacagtgagagagaaagagagacagaaatagagagagagagagagagaaaaggagtgacacctgcagcactgttccactgcttgtgatgcgtctcccttgcaggtgaggaccttgagctcaggtctttgcacatggcagcatgtgtgctctcctAGATGAGACACCACCAGGCTCCAAGGCCTGTCTCTATCAGGTGcaatggaagcttccagaaggAAGTACCAGCTTTTATTTTCTTGGAACTTATTCCCACTATTACTTGTTAGGTGTGTTTTGATGATGTTGGTCTCCATTAGAATAAACCGTGgcctcacctcctcctcttccaattaTCAGGATTGATGAACAAAAAGCTGAATTGAAGAAACATCAATTTgaggagagagaaatgtataAGAAAGCACTGGAATACCAGGTAAGTGGACGGGTTGCTATTTTGAGAACTGTATACTGCTTCCTAGCACTCTGAACGTAGGTGTGTGGAGGGTAGAATACTgggcccccacccacctaccaggtttcctcatgtgagtttgggtgccctggctccttcctataaacagtgggtctgtcagtgtaccccaatGCTTCAAGCCTTCAcactggctctctctgttccagctgaaacacagGCCTTCCAGACTGCCCATCTACGAGCCCATGGCCACCGTCACCAACTTTGGGCAGAATGAAAAGACCCTGGAGGCCGAGAAGCGGCAGAGAAATATTGAATATATGAAGCAGCAGGTGGAAGCCGCTCTAGGTCACAGAAGACAGCGTGTCCTCAACCAAATAAAAAATCtgcagcaagaaaaagaaatgcttcagaaaaaccaagaaaagtacggggcctggcccttccttcctcaccataaccctctcctcctttctctccctctcctcccccaccccttgacaCCGACCTTAGTAGAAACATGTGTGGACACGTGGAGAGTCATGACTGACCCTAGCtcgccccagcctgcttctcatcTCTACTCCCCAGTCAACTTCTGAGGCTGTTGCATGTCACAAACCACCTTATGGGATGAGTATAAATACAATATGagtataaatacaataatttgcacatgcatagcatttctcagttttccacataacagtgcaaACCGCACTAGatgctctgtcatcatttttggacatggacactgcccccccccactgcaccccagagtcttttactttggtgcaatacaaaaactgcagttctggttctacttgtgctttctcttctgatactgtttttcaacttctgcctgggagtgagatcttcccatattcatcctgtttctgacttatttcatttaacctgatttcttcacactccatccaagatgggctgaaaatggtgaattcaccatttttttttattatcactgaatagtattccattgtgtatatagaccacaacttgctcagccactcatctgttggacacctgggttgcttccaggttctggctattacaaattgtgctgcttacgaacatatgtgtacacagatccttttggatgtgtgtgttgggttccttaggatatatccccaggagaggaattgcaggatcatagggtaggtccatgagATGAGTTTTCAGATTaattaaaggaaacaaacatctTTTGACAGAAAGAGCGTTTTCATTGACAGAAAGAGGGTTTCGGCTTAAAGCAAGCAGTCTTGGACCCTTCAGCTAGGGTTCCCTGTATCTGCTCATGTTactgactctttttctttctttttttatttttgaaaattttttatttattttgggtagagattgggagaaaaacagagagaaacctgttgcACTTCCTAATTGAagttggggacctgaggcttgaacccaggtccttgcacagtgcaatgtgtgccttcaactaggtgcaccactacctggcctccaactttacctattattccaaagagagagagcaaaaccagatttcccaatgaatccaaaggagagaggactaggcgggagatggtggcagtggatggagtcagactcttgccttccctccaggcatttagcagaaagatgtgcagaagaggatcgaaggaacaccatcaatcaacacctgagaaaagaatgggataaagatgttgtgctgaagcatcagcgagatgaagatgccaaggcctttgacaagtaattgccttctggggttgcaagttgcctcctctccccatttcctccactctgatctgTGGGTCTATAGAGCTTCATGCAAATGAGTGGGGGTTGCCAAGAGAACTCCATGGAGGACAGAAgtctgggtttagtgtggggaCAGGTGTGCTGCCTGCTAAATGTCTACCAACAGTGTTTTGGTCTGCCTCTACTCAAGGGAGCTTCGTTTTTCTTTTGTGGAGGGTGCAgggcatttctctttggaaataacaagtttGAAGCAGGGAGAGTGAGTTTCCATCCTTGGCTTATGGAATGTTCTGTTCTAAGAGCAGAGCTGAGgaatcatgggtaaatgggcagtcaggggagtcgggctgtagtgcaacgggttaagcacatggaccggcataaggatcctggtttgaaccccggctccccacctgcagaggagtcgcttcacaggcggtgaagcaggtctgcaggtgtctatctttctctcctcctctctgtcttcccttcctctctccatttctctctgtcctatccaacaacgacaacaacaataataactacaacaataaaacaacaagggtaacaaaagggaacaaataaaataaatatttaattttttaaaaaaaatttaagataaaaaaaaagtaaaaaaaatggacagtcagttaggaatggagtcatgAGTAATGGATGCTATACAAAGTAAGACACCCAGCAGGGAACAGGCCcagaccatcctcccagagggtgcctgtcctgtcttctcagccctctctctctactcaccaccaggagcagagcctctagCCTCGGTCCATGGAGGTTGACAGTTAGCCTGAGAAAGGCTGatgatcttttgttttattttcatttgtcaatggcgaaagttaacatgtgcctgactgagaaggtgaaaaacttgccaaaacagatggagcctatcccttcagatgTTATCAAAGCCTCAGtatgacaaactttttttttttttcatgaaccttaggtcaggcttatagtggagctgggaattaaactgaaacttaaaaggaaatgaaagtcacttgcagaaTGACTGGGCTATATCGGTAGCCCCAAATATTCTAAATGACCAATTGACAAATTATTATGTTGGCTAACCCATGGataagtcctcctcctccttcctctcctcctactcttcttaCTCTCTCTACTCTTCCTTCACTCTGGCTAATGATGATACAGagtattgagcctgggacctcagagcctcagacatgcaagtctttgcaCAACTGCCATGCTAGctttcccactgggatacaatctgttctagagaagatgttttgattttagtggaaggtGTTTCCTCCCCCACTCCCATGTAGGGCCgtcatttgtggcagtgagtgagaggagaagggcaggctgggggcaaggggaacaggtactggggggggggggttcactgtccttgtctccttttcacagttttgaggaaggcctctcaccaTCACATGTGCTTTTTCCACTTCAGGGCGccagacaaactatttattttggatcagtgCAATGACTACAAACGCTGTAAACAGTGTCAGAGAGACCCGTCCAACAAGGGCAAGACCCACTTCTGGCCCTACAACAAACACTTGCCAGGGTCTCTCATGCTCATGTGAAGCCAGAGTCCGGTCCTCGCCTCCCAGTTGTCTTGGGACTCCAGCAGGATGCCACCTGGGAGCTTGCAGAGAAGATtgtgtctgtcctccctcctTTTGTGAATCCGTGTGTGCCTGATCACCCACAGCCTCACCCCAGTCCACCTGCACCCCAGAACATAATGTGACAGCTGTGAGGAGGAGTTATGTAGACTCACCCTAGGGTGGAGTgctgtcctccacccccaccccagacaccAGTCCAGCCTCAACCTCACAGCACCTGCTGCCAGGGTGGCAGGGGAGAAGGCACCCAGACTCACCTGAGCTGTGGTGATCTGTCCTCAAacccatccccccacccacagccccttccctcaCCGTCCACTTCATCCCTCCCCTGGCCATCCCCTCATACCCCAGTTGACCCTTAGCACAGCCCACCACCCACCCTGGAGTCTACCTCCCTTTTccccatccaccaccctcccctcatccaccacccaccctgcagtccacccccttacccccatccaccaccctcccctcatccaccaaccaccctgcagtccacccccttcccccccatccaccaccctcccctcatccaccaaCCACCCTGCAGTCCACCTACCTGCCCCAGTCCACGTCCACGTCCACTCAGAGCCCACTATCCACCTCCATCAGTCCACCCTTAGCCCACAGCACCCTGGCTGTAGTGTGCTGTCCTCACCCTCACTCTACTCCCCGCCCCAGTCTACCAATCCCCCTCCAAATCCACACCTCTCCCTTATTGCACCCCTCCCCTCCAAGTTCACCAAAACATAGCAGTCCATCCAGCTCACCCCTACTGGACTCCCCACTATCAAAGCACCCAACCATTACTCCACCCTTCCTCCACCCTCATTTTCTGTCCCTTCTCAGCCCTAAAGGTACCCACTGCCAGATGGCTGGAGAAAGCCACCTAGCCTCCAtttggctttggtgtattgcccccCCCT carries:
- the LOC132534052 gene encoding coiled-coil domain-containing protein 81-like; this encodes MESDSCLPSRHLAERCAEEDRRNTINQHLRKEWDKDVVLKHQRDEDAKAFDKAPDKLFILDQCNDYKRCKQCQRDPSNKGKTHFWPYNKHLPGSLMLM